TAAGATCAATATTTGGTGTGATATTATCGCAAAAGACGAAAACCgaaagaaaggaaaagaaaGTACATACATTTTTGGCTTTCTTGATTTTCTCCATTTCTTTTGGGCtctctcctttttctttacaaTAATTATAAGATTCTTCCCCAGAAGCATCTTGGGATTCCTCCAATTTCCTCTTCAATCCTCtttgttcttcttcttcagtatcatcttcttcttcactaACTTTTTCCCGAGATAAATTTCCTTCAGATTTAGCGTTTTCAAGGGTGGCATTAATTATTTCGGTCAATGTGGGTGGCCTAGCTAGATCTCTAGctccctgaaatcacaaaaaacaaacaaaagtcTCTGAAGCATAGTGGGTTCTTAACCTTTTTACCACATAGTTTCTGCTCAAAAACATTCTGATCTTTTTCAAAGTCCTTGCGTCTTACGCTCATtgtatattcatatatatatgtgtatatatataaatctcgGGTGTCTCACCTGAAGGGCGTTCTCTATATTGTCAGACAGCTGCGAAAGAGTCTGCGCAACAGAGTCGAACCCTCTCATCAAAAGCATAGAATCCTCCTTCATTCGTTTCGACCGATCAACTGCTGTGGCGTTCTACAAAGTTAATTCACACAACCAATCATCCATCATCAATTCCCATACAATGCGTAAAATCTGGTTAAATTAACGCTGGGTTTAAATTCTTCACGAATTAATCCCAAAACACTCGAAATAAACAGAAATGTCACCACTTCCGCGGGCGCTGCCTGCTCGGCAGGCTTCCGGTTCTCGAGTAGTGTGTCGATCCGGCTGCGAAGTGTGCTCCAGAAACGCTTATCAGAGGAGGGGCTAAACAAGGGAGGAGACGAAGAGTGACCAATCAAGCTCGGAGAACCCTGCACAAAATTGCACAAATTTTGTCAAGAAAAAAGTGGGAAAATgcaataatttcattaaataccAACGAAAAAGTTCGATTGAATGCAGAGGGAAAACCTTGTTGAGGGTAGCGGGGGAGTGAGAATCTACTGAAGTTGCCATTAGAGCTTCTCTGGATTTGGAGAGAGAGAAGGAAGAGAAAGTTGAGTTTGTAACGGCTATCTTCCGAGAGGCTTTGGCTTTTgagctttaaataaaataaaataggacTCTCGCAACGTTCTTATTTTTAACAATAATctctttaaaagaaaaataataacaattattcaaaaaaaccttatgatatatattttgttattatggaAATTACGAGGTAAGACAACTTTTGGAGCAACATATTTCTAGTGTTGTTTTTGGAATTTATGTTTCGAATTAATGAGTAAAAATTACTTTATTGTAAAATTGCTTGTGGGACTGTATTTTCATGTTGAATAGAACGATCGAACCATGAcgcttgagctgttgtgcggtttaaaagatttgagttgctcTATTACCATAAggtataacttttggtaaaacagCAAGCGCTTGGTCTTACAATTGATATCAAAGTCAAAGTCATGATTTCGATTCTCAGTGATTGCAAGGACCGTAATTTTTGAGAGAAAGATTGTTGAAATTCAACAATTGTCCCAGTTGGGTAGAGCGAGCGAATCATGATGCTTGGACAtttgtgcggtttaaaatatttgagttgcattaTTATCACTagttatagtttttggtaaaatggCAAACGACCGGTCTTAAAAACATAATTGTTGCAGAAAACAGAATGAAATACAAGATAACAACAAACAAATGTTCCCTCAAATATTTTGAGTTATGTTATTC
This window of the Primulina huaijiensis isolate GDHJ02 chromosome 3, ASM1229523v2, whole genome shotgun sequence genome carries:
- the LOC140973376 gene encoding uncharacterized protein isoform X2; this encodes MATSVDSHSPATLNKGSPSLIGHSSSPPLFSPSSDKRFWSTLRSRIDTLLENRKPAEQNATAVDRSKRMKEDSMLLMRGFDSVAQTLSQLSDNIENALQGARDLARPPTLTEIINATLENAKSEGNLSREKVSEEEDDTEEEEQRGLKRKLEESQDASGEESYNYCKEKGESPKEMEKIKKAKNMAISMATKASALARELRTIKSDLSFMQERCALLEEENRKLRNGSAKKIRPDEDDLVRLQLEALLAEKSRLANENSNLTRENLCLHQLVEYHQLTSQDLSASYENLCRDMCLDFSSPTETDADRCQNTHPKTPDAEFLAYSKSLDECYDDEHY
- the LOC140973376 gene encoding uncharacterized protein isoform X1, which codes for MATSVDSHSPATLNKGSPSLIGHSSSPPLFSPSSDKRFWSTLRSRIDTLLENRKPAEQAAPAEVNATAVDRSKRMKEDSMLLMRGFDSVAQTLSQLSDNIENALQGARDLARPPTLTEIINATLENAKSEGNLSREKVSEEEDDTEEEEQRGLKRKLEESQDASGEESYNYCKEKGESPKEMEKIKKAKNMAISMATKASALARELRTIKSDLSFMQERCALLEEENRKLRNGSAKKIRPDEDDLVRLQLEALLAEKSRLANENSNLTRENLCLHQLVEYHQLTSQDLSASYENLCRDMCLDFSSPTETDADRCQNTHPKTPDAEFLAYSKSLDECYDDEHY